The sequence ACCAGATCCTCTGCGCCCACGATGTCGGCGCCGGCGGCCTCGGCTTCCTTGGCCTTCTCACCCTTGGCGAACACGGCGACGCGAACGTCCTTGCCGGTTCCGGCCGGGAGCATGACCGAGCCACGGACCTGCTGGTCGGCGTGACGGGGATCGACGTTCAGACGGATCGCGAGATCCACCGACTGGTCGAACTTGGTCAGCGTGGAGGATTCCTTGATAAGGCCGAGCGCCTCGCCAAGACCATAGGCCTTGTCGCGATCAACCTTATCGGCGAGTGCCTTGAATTTCTTGCCAGCCATTGCCTTGATCCGCCTTAGACGACGTCCACACCCATGCTACGCGCGGTTCCCGCGATCGTGCGCATGGCGCATTCTACGTCGGTGGTGTTGAGGTCGGGGAGCTTGAGCTCGGCAATCTGCCGAACCTGGTCCATGGTGATCCGACCCACCTTGTCCTTGTTGGGCTCGGACGAACCCTTCTCAACCTTGGCCGCCTTCTTGACGAGCACGCTCGCCGGCGGGGTCTTGAGAATGAAGTCGAAGGAGCGGTCCTGATAGACCGAAATCACGCAGGGGATGATCAGGTTTTCTTTGGCCTGCTCCTGCGTGCGATCGTTGAACTGCCGAACGAAGTCAGCGATGTTGATGCCGTGCTGGCCGAGGGCCGGACCCACCGGCGGAGCCGGGGTCGCCTTACCGGCGGGCAGCTGCAGCTTGATCTGACCCGTTATCTTTTTCTCAGCCATTGGGGGCTAACTCCCGAAAAACATTGCCATTTATGGGGCTTCCCGGCAGATTTCTCCAGCCAGGGAGGCGGCATTCTAGAAAGAGGGCTTCACCAAGTCAAGGGCAAACTCCCCAGGCAACGCGGCCTGGGGGCAATTTCAGGCCTTCTCCACCTGCAGGAACTCGAGCTCCACCGGGGTGGCGCGACCGAAAATCGAGACCAGCACCCGGAGCTTGCCCTTTTCGGGCAGAACCTCGTCGACGACGCCGGTGAAGTTCATGAATGGACCGTCCACCACGCGGACGTTTTCGCCCTTTTCGTAGAGGACCTTGGGGGTGCTCTTGTACTGCCCTTCGTCGATCTGCTGGGTCAGCCGGCGGACCTCGTCGTCGGGGATCGACGGCGGGTCCGTGCGGCCGCCCACGAAACCGGTGACCTTGGGCGTGTTGCGCACCAGGTGCCAGGTTTCGTCGGCCAGGGCCATCTGGACCAGAATGTAGCCGGGGAAGAACTTGCGGGAGGTGCTCCGGCGCTTGCCCTTGACCAGCTCGACGACCTGCTCCTGGGGAATGAGGATCTCGCCGAAGCGCTCCTCCATCCCGTAGGCCTTGATCCGCTCCTCAAGGGCCAGCTTGGCCTTGTTCTCAAAGCCGGTGGCGGTGTGAATGACGTACCACTTCATTTCCATCAGGTTCACCTGCAGGTTTGCCGGG is a genomic window of Chrysiogenia bacterium containing:
- the nusG gene encoding transcription termination/antitermination protein NusG; translation: MEMKWYVIHTATGFENKAKLALEERIKAYGMEERFGEILIPQEQVVELVKGKRRSTSRKFFPGYILVQMALADETWHLVRNTPKVTGFVGGRTDPPSIPDDEVRRLTQQIDEGQYKSTPKVLYEKGENVRVVDGPFMNFTGVVDEVLPEKGKLRVLVSIFGRATPVELEFLQVEKA
- the rplK gene encoding 50S ribosomal protein L11, which codes for MAEKKITGQIKLQLPAGKATPAPPVGPALGQHGINIADFVRQFNDRTQEQAKENLIIPCVISVYQDRSFDFILKTPPASVLVKKAAKVEKGSSEPNKDKVGRITMDQVRQIAELKLPDLNTTDVECAMRTIAGTARSMGVDVV